In Helianthus annuus cultivar XRQ/B chromosome 8, HanXRQr2.0-SUNRISE, whole genome shotgun sequence, a single genomic region encodes these proteins:
- the LOC110869672 gene encoding probable inorganic phosphate transporter 1-9, producing MALKVLWALDVAKTQYYHFKAIIIAGMGLFTDSYDLFCIPLVMKMIGRIYYPKIHRDVDQKKWFEVPTGIASTMICVSLMGAVIGQLVFGRLGDRVGRRRVYGISLVMMVVASIGCGLSLSKLTPMVFVSLGFFRFLLGVGIGGDYPLSATIMAEFANKQTRGAFIAGVFSMQGFGILLSSLVFMTVCFIFQASADGHNLTTPLELAPSVDIAPVPPESDLAWRIILMLGAIPASMTFYWRMTMPETARFTALVEKNTSQAAKDIGKVMNVPQSTIQEDVEMINTPNTHAAFSNTYPFFSREFLRRHGRDLIAASINWFLIDIVFYSLNLFQYHVFSGHLIPKSQMNIYKDALQIARLQALIAICATIPGYILTVYMIDHIGRVKIQAVGFFFMAISLFAIAKVNMSGDHTDLFIILYGFTFFFSNFGPNTTTFIVPAELFPARFRATCHGISGAVGKVGAITGSIGYMWASRDPPNGLGVSHTLMVMGGVCGLGFFVTYFFTRETRGRSLEENENTDEFTGVCFVRFWPHKFWTRRNEVKGFGLLEMN from the exons ATGGCGCTTAAAGTTTTATGGGCGCTTGATGTCGCCAAGACACAGTATTACCACTTTAAAGCGATCATTATCGCCGGTATGGGTTTGTTTACTGATAGTTACGATTTATTTTGTATCCCTCTCGTCATGAAGATGATAGGAAGGATATATTATCCAAAGATACATAGAGACGTGGACCAGAAGAAATGGTTTGAAGTTCCAACCGGCATTGCATCCACAATGATTTGTGTCTCCTTAATGGGGGCCGTGATAGGTCAACTAGTTTTTGGACGACTTGGAGACCGTGTTGGACGCCGACGTGTGTATGGTATTTCTCTCGTGATGATGGTTGTGGCATCTATTGGATGCGGTTTATCGCTCTCTAAATTGACACCGATGGTGTTTGTGAGCCTTGGATTCTTTCGGTTCTTGCTTGGGGTTGGAATCGGAGGGGATTACCCGTTATCGGCCACAATTATGGCGGAATTCGCCAATAAGCAGACTCGTGGAGCGTTTATTGCGGGTGTGTTCTCCATGCAAGGATTCGGGATACTTTTGAGTTCTCTAGTTTTCATGACGGTGTGCTTCATTTTCCAAGCTAGTGCCGATGGGCACAATCTAACGACTCCATTGGAACTCGCACCGTCGGTAGACATTGCTCCGGTCCCGCCGGAATCAGACCTGGCATGGCGGATTATTCTCATGTTGGGTGCAATTCCAGCATCTATGACGTTTTATTGGCGGATGACGATGCCTGAAACTGCCCG ATTCACTGCTTTGGTAGAGAAAAACACATCACAAGCAGCAAAAGACATAGGAAAAGTGATGAACGTGCCACAAAGCACAATCCAAGAAGATGTCGAGATGATAAACACCCCCAACACCCACGCTGCTTTTTCCAACACATACCCTTTCTTCTCTCGCGAGTTTCTCCGACGACACGGCCGCGATCTCATTGCGGCATCCATAAACTGGTTTCTCATCGATATCGTCTTCTACAGCCTCAACTTGTTCCAATACCATGTATTTAGTGGCCACTTGATTCCTAAGAGCCAGatgaatatatacaaagatgcatTGCAGATCGCAAGACTCCAAGCACTCATTGCAATCTGTGCAACCATCCCTGGATATATTCTGACTGTTTACATGATTGATCACATCGGGAGAGTCAAGATTCAAGCAGTCGGGTTCTTCTTCATGGCAATAAGCTTGTTTGCAATCGCGAAAGTTAACATGAGTGGAGATCACACAGATCTCTTCATTATTCTCTATGGATTTACTTTCTTTTTTTCTAATTTTGGGCCAAACACTACAACCTTTATAGTTCCGGCAGAGCTTTTTCCAGCGAGGTTTCGTGCAACTTGTCATGGGATTTCAGGTGCGGTTGGGAAAGTAGGGGCCATAACCGGGTCCATAGGGTACATGTGGGCTTCTCGTGATCCTCCAAACGGGCTTGGAGTCTCGCATACGTTGATGGTGATGGGCGGGGTttgtggtttaggtttttttgtgACGTATTTTTTTACTAGAGAGACAAGGGGACGGTCGTTGGAGGAGAATGAGAATACTGATGAGTTTACGGGTGTTTGTTTTGTTAGATTTTGGCCTCACAAGTTTTGGACTAGAAGAAATGAAGTAAAAGGTTTTGGGTTACTAGAAATGAACTAA